From Chryseobacterium salivictor, a single genomic window includes:
- a CDS encoding alkaline phosphatase family protein → MKKFLFSFLLILSFIGGFSQTDTAQVVSLNRKNSVEALTQPYVILISSDGFRYDYAEKYKADHLLKLAKTGVSAAMLPSFPSITFPNHWSLITGLYPAHHGLIDNFFYDYQKKEFYKMSSKENAEDGSWYGGTPLWSLAEKQGMLSASMMWVGSASDAGGARPTYYYHYHEKFSPIEKVDKVIDWLKLPADRRPHFITLYFPEVDGAGHHFGPDSKEAVNAVHLTDSAVGTLVEKVNQLGLKNVNFIFVADHGMIKVDLEKPIAIPEILFDKSRFDFYNANTLLRVVVKNPAEVNAVYRELKKSKTADYDVFLDKKFPKKLNFSPKDDRYNRIGQILLVPKAPKVFLEKGKKTSLGKHGYSPYEVPEMKAAFIAFGPAFKQNRKIAEFQNVNIYPIVTDILNLKITEPIDGTQKTAKEILKK, encoded by the coding sequence ATGAAAAAATTCCTCTTTTCCTTCCTTTTGATTTTAAGTTTTATTGGTGGTTTTTCGCAAACCGATACCGCTCAGGTGGTCAGTTTAAACCGGAAAAATTCGGTCGAAGCGCTCACACAACCCTATGTAATATTGATATCAAGTGATGGTTTCCGATATGATTATGCTGAAAAATATAAAGCGGACCATCTTTTAAAGTTGGCAAAAACCGGTGTTTCGGCAGCGATGTTGCCCAGTTTTCCGTCGATAACTTTTCCTAATCACTGGAGTTTGATTACCGGTTTGTATCCTGCTCATCATGGTTTGATCGATAATTTTTTCTACGATTATCAAAAGAAAGAGTTCTACAAAATGAGCAGCAAAGAAAATGCAGAAGACGGAAGCTGGTACGGAGGAACGCCGCTTTGGAGTTTGGCGGAAAAACAGGGAATGTTATCTGCATCGATGATGTGGGTCGGTTCGGCAAGCGATGCCGGTGGTGCGCGGCCAACTTATTATTATCATTATCACGAGAAATTCAGTCCCATTGAAAAAGTAGATAAAGTCATCGATTGGTTAAAATTGCCGGCTGACCGGCGTCCTCACTTTATTACGTTGTATTTTCCTGAAGTTGACGGTGCCGGTCATCATTTTGGGCCAGACAGTAAAGAGGCGGTAAACGCAGTTCATCTGACTGATTCTGCCGTCGGAACATTGGTCGAAAAAGTAAATCAGTTGGGACTTAAAAATGTAAATTTCATTTTTGTCGCCGATCATGGAATGATAAAAGTTGATCTTGAAAAACCAATTGCCATTCCTGAAATCCTTTTCGACAAAAGCCGTTTTGACTTTTACAATGCAAATACTTTATTAAGAGTAGTGGTGAAAAATCCGGCAGAAGTAAATGCGGTTTATCGGGAATTAAAGAAAAGCAAAACCGCCGACTATGACGTTTTTCTCGACAAAAAATTTCCGAAAAAATTGAACTTCTCACCGAAAGATGATCGGTATAACCGAATTGGTCAAATTCTACTGGTGCCAAAAGCGCCCAAAGTATTTTTAGAAAAAGGCAAAAAAACATCGTTGGGAAAACACGGCTACAGTCCGTATGAAGTTCCTGAAATGAAGGCTGCTTTTATTGCTTTTGGCCCAGCCTTTAAACAAAATAGAAAAATAGCTGAATTTCAAAACGTAAATATTTACCCGATTGTTACTGATATTTTAAATTTAAAAATTACGGAGCCGATTGATGGAACGCAAAAAACAGCGAAAGAAATCCTCAAAAAATAA
- a CDS encoding NAD(P)-dependent alcohol dehydrogenase, translating to MSNNLHIKAFGTPSKDDDLKEMTIDRREVQPKDIEIDILYCGVCHSDLHTARNDWGGTKYPAVPGHEIIGRITKVGDEVTKFKVGDLAGVGCLVDSCRECESCRHDLEQYCLNGSTGTYNGRDKYLNQQTFGGYSEKIIVDEDFVLHIPENLDLKAVAPLLCAGITTWSPLKHWNVKEGSKVAVVGLGGLGHMAIKLARALGAEVTLISRSPDKIQDALDLGAHAVVISTYENEMKAAAGKFDLIIDTVPYDHDINPYLATLNINGTLVLVGFIGKLEDALSTPPMILGRRSVAGSVIGGIKETQEMLDFCGEHNILPEIEMINIQYINKAYERMLKSDVRYRFVIDMQSFKN from the coding sequence ATGAGCAACAACCTTCATATAAAAGCATTTGGAACCCCCTCGAAAGATGATGATTTAAAAGAAATGACCATCGACCGGCGAGAGGTGCAGCCGAAAGATATCGAAATTGACATTCTATATTGCGGCGTTTGTCACAGTGATTTGCATACGGCCAGAAACGATTGGGGCGGCACAAAATATCCCGCCGTTCCCGGACACGAAATTATCGGAAGAATAACCAAAGTGGGCGATGAAGTGACCAAATTTAAAGTCGGCGATTTAGCTGGTGTTGGCTGTCTGGTGGATTCCTGCAGAGAATGCGAAAGCTGCAGACACGATCTGGAACAATATTGCCTCAACGGATCCACCGGAACCTACAACGGAAGAGATAAATACTTAAACCAACAAACCTTTGGAGGATATTCCGAAAAGATAATAGTTGACGAAGATTTTGTTTTACACATTCCAGAAAACTTAGACTTAAAAGCGGTTGCACCGTTACTTTGTGCGGGAATCACCACCTGGTCACCATTGAAACACTGGAACGTAAAAGAAGGCAGCAAAGTCGCAGTCGTTGGTTTGGGAGGATTAGGCCACATGGCGATCAAACTGGCAAGAGCATTGGGCGCCGAAGTAACTTTAATCTCCAGAAGCCCTGATAAAATTCAGGATGCGTTGGATTTAGGAGCACACGCCGTGGTCATTTCGACCTACGAAAATGAAATGAAAGCGGCAGCCGGAAAATTCGATTTGATCATCGACACTGTTCCTTACGATCACGATATCAATCCCTATCTGGCAACATTGAACATCAATGGAACTTTGGTTTTAGTAGGATTTATCGGAAAACTGGAAGATGCGCTATCGACGCCACCGATGATTTTAGGAAGAAGATCCGTTGCCGGTTCTGTCATTGGTGGAATTAAAGAAACTCAGGAAATGCTTGATTTCTGCGGCGAACACAATATTTTACCGGAAATTGAAATGATCAATATACAATACATCAACAAGGCTTACGAAAGAATGTTAAAGAGCGACGTGAGGTACCGTTTTGTCATTGACATGCAGTCTTTTAAAAATTAA